Below is a genomic region from Parageobacillus toebii NBRC 107807.
ATTGCAATTTGAGTTCACCGTTTGTATGGGATGAGGAAGCGCTAAAATATATCGATTATGATTTGGATATTAAAGTATTTCCCGATATGACATATATTCTTCTCGACGAAGATGAATATGAACGGCATCGCAAAGAAATGAATTATCCAGATGTGATCGATCGAATTTTAAAAAATAATGTGAAAAAGCTGATCAGTTGGATTCATGAACGAAAAGGTCCGTTTGCGCCAGATTTTATTGACACGTGGTATGAAAAGTTTCGTTCATATCGAAAGTGAATGAAGGGGGAAAGCGAAAAAGCCTGTTCGTTGCCGCAAACAGGTTTTCTGCTTTTTAAAGGGGGATATGTTTTTGGCAATTATTCGCCGCTATATGCAATTTGTGCGTCCATATAAATGGTATATTATCGCAACGATGATCATCGGAATTATTAAGTTTGCGATTCCGCTTCTCATTCCGCTGTTATTAAAATATGTCGTTGATGAAATTATCGCAAATACGAAGTTGCCGATGTCCGTCAAGACAGAGCGTCTTTGGTGGGCTATCGCTGTGATGTTAGTGATTTTTGTCCTCATTCGCCCGATTGTCGAATATTATCGGCAATATTTTGCGCAGTGGACGGCAAGCAAAGTGCTCTATGACATTCGCAATCGATTATTTACACATATGCAAAAATTAAGCTTTACGTATTACTCTAACCATCGCACAGGGGAAATTATTTCGCGTGTGATTAACGATGTCGAGCAAACGAAAGATTTTATTATTACAGGTCTGATGAATCTTTGGCTAGATATGACCACGATTATTATTGCACTTATTATTATGATGAAGATGGATATTAAATTAACGCTTGTTTCCATCAGTACGCTGCCGCTTTATGCATTTTCCGTAAAATACTTTTTCGGGCGTTTGCGGCAACGGACGAGAATGCGTTCCCAAGCGCTGGCGGAACTGCAAGCATACTTGCACGAACGAGTACAAGGAATGCCGGTGATTAAAAGTCTTGCGATCGAAGAAGAGGAACAGAAACGTTTTTCCGAACAAAACAACAATTTTTTAACAAAGGCGCTTATGCATACGAGCTGGAATGCAAAATCGTTCTCTGTTGTGAATACAGTGACAGATATTGCCCCCATCATTGTGATTGGCTATGCCGGCTATCAAGTATTGATTGGTCATATTACCGTCGGAACATTGGTTGCTTTCGTCGGTTATATTGATCGGCTTTATAGCCCGTTGCGCCGCCTTGTGAACTCGTCAACGACATTAACGCAGTCGTTCGCCTCGATGGATCGAATGTTTGAGTTTTTGGATGAGACATATGATATTGTGGATGCGCCAAATGCGATGGACTGCAAGGAAGTAAAAGGGGACATCGTATTTGAAAACGTAACTTTTGCTTATAATAAAAACGAACCGCCTGTACTTCGAGATATTTCGTTTTCCGTAAAAGCGGGTGAAACGATCGCCCTTGTCGGCATGAGCGGGGGAGGAAAATCTACATTAGTAAGCCTTATTCCACGGTTTTATGACGTCACAAAAGGACGCATCTTATTAGACGGCATAGATATTCGCGACATACGCGTCCGCAGTCTTCGCGATCAAATCGGGATGGTGTTCCAAGATAGTTTTTTATTTAGCGATTCGGTGAAAGAAAATATTTTGCTCGGAAAACCAGGTGCGACAGACGAAGAAGTGATTGCCGCCGCAAAAGCGGCCAACGCTCACGATTTTATTATGAATTTGCCGGACGGTTATGATACGAAGGTCGGAGAACGCGGCATTAAATTATCCGGCGGGCAAAAACAGCGAATCGCCATCGCCCGTGTCTTTTTGAAAAATCCTCCGCTTCTTATTTTTGACGAAGCAACATCAGCGCTCGATCTAGAAAGCGAGCATTACATTCAAGAGGCAATGGAACGGCTCGCGAAAAATCGGACTACGTTTATCGTTGCCCATCGCCTGTCAACGATTACTCATGCGGACCGGATTTTTCTTATCGAAGATGGAAAGATTGTTGAAAGCGGCACACATGATGAATTAATGGCCAGAAAAGGACAATATTATCACTTATTTACGATTCAACAATTGAATTACACGGAGTGAAAAATGTTTATATTATCGAAAAATAAGAGTTAGAAACGGTCTTGCAAAGTTGTTAAGGCCGTTTTTTATTTAGATAATATGAACCTCTCCCTCCTTTTCTTTGTTTATTAGTAGGAAAAATATTATTATTTTGGGATTAGGAGGAAGAGGAGTTTTACACGCTGTAAGACTGTTTTTTTATTATTATTTTTTCTATTTAGATAATTGGTACCGTCAAGAATTTTGTGTAATGTAAGATATATAGGGTATCTCTGAAATGGATTTAGAATAGAGGGGGGATATTTCCTCCACACAAAAGACTGAATATTCATTCTCTTGTGTGGACAGAGGCCCCCCTTTCTTTGCTTATTTGTTTATTTACAATATTTGGTTAATTATAGCATTCTTCAAACATTCGCTCGAGGGCTTCCTGCGCTTCGGCAAATCCTCTTAACTTTCGCCCTGCCCATTTCTCATTAAAATCTTGGATGGTCAAATACATGACTTTTTCCGCGGCTTCTAAACTGCTCAAACTGTTCATCGGCTTTAGACGTTTCCGAATTTCCTTGATCGTTCGTTCGATGGCATTGGTCGTGTAAATCACACTTCGAATACTGCTTGGATCATCCATAAATGTAAGGAGGACATCCAACTCATTGGCCCAAGATTGAACTTCTCTTGGATATTTGCTGGACCATTTCGACTCAAACTGTTGAAACATTTGTAACGCCATCTCCTTATTCGGCGCGCGATAAATCAGTTTGAGATTCTCTGCCACTTCAAATTGATCTTTTTTCCGAACACAGCTGAGGGTGTTGCGGACTTTGTGCACGACACAGCGCTACACATCGGCTTTCGGATACACCGCCTTAAAGGCTTCCTCCAGCCAGCCGGTGTGGCGTTGATAAGGGGCAAACAACTGTGTTTGAAATTCCCCGTTTCGGTCTCTTGAAGCCAAAAGACCCTCAATCCGGCCATATTGCGTATCTAGATTTCGCTGATAGCAGCCGTTTCTCCTATTCGGCGTTCCAGCCTGTTCGATTTCGAGGAAATGTTTGATTTCTTCCCGCATAATCAGCTCTAATTTTTCCTTCACAAACTGACGAATGACACTTTCCAGTTGATTGCCCAGTCGACATTCGGTATACTTCTTTTAGACATAGGTAGGGTACTCCTTTCTCTAAGATTTTTGGTCCAATCAGAGAATACCCTACCTTTTTCTTTTGTTCTAGCAAAATGCTTTACACAAACTTTTATACATCATCATTGATGGAATTATTTCGCGCTTGTTTGATATTATGCTTGCGTTTCCAAGTATTTTGCTTGCCATTGGGATTGTCGCGGTGCTTGGACCTTCCTTGCAAAATGCGCTGATTGCGATTGCGGTGATTAATATCCCGAACTTCGGACGATTGATTCGCTCGCGTGTATTAAGCATTAAACAAGAAGAATACGTGATGGCGGCAAAAGCAATTGGGATGAGCGATATGCGCATTTTGTTCCATCATATTTTGCCAAACAGTATGGCACCGATTATCGTGCAAGGCACACTGGCGATTGCTACTGCGATTATCGAAGCGGCCGCCCTCGGATTTCTCGGATTGGGGGCACAGCCTCCGAATCCAGAATGGGGGAAAATGTTAGCGGATTCGAAAGACTTTTTGACACAAGCACCATGGACGATGATTTTTCCAGGGCTTGCGATTATGTTAACCGTGCTTGGTTTTAACTTGATGGGCGACGGATTGCGCGATGCGTTGGATCCGCGCATGAAAAACTAATAAAAGAAGGCTATCTCTTTTAGCGGAGATAGCCTTTTTAGTGACTAGCTAAATTTTTTACTAAGGCAGCATCATGATGATAATGTTGGAAGCTGTCAATCAATTTATCAAGATGTTCTAATTGTTCGCTATAATCGATAATCGCTCCTATTAATGAAAAGAGGTAATATTCGTTTTTTTGCTGGTGATGTGCGTAAAATGCTTCAATTAAACGAGTTCTTTCTTGATGGGTTTCCATCACTGTTTCTGTACGAGGATGACATTTTGTTTTACCAATAAACTTTAGCAATATTTGTTCATGGTAATGAAGCAGACTGTCTAGTTGTGAGCGGATGGCTTGCTGCAACTCAAGCGGCATGTGGTACAACTCGTTTTCAAAACGATGAAGAATTTTTAATGTATCGAGCGCTCTGTTTGCGACTACGATCATTTGCCGATATAGCACAAGTTTTCGTGATTTTTGAAAACGATTTTTTCGCGAGTACGTGCGCTCTTCTTTATACATTAAGTAAAGATGCTCGAGTTTTGTCATATCTTCTTTCATTTTTTCAATGTCTTCTTTTAAAATATGGTGCTCGGACGCATGCCTTATATGGATGCGAATCCATTTTAAAATATTTTCCGTGTTTTCATTAATTTGTGCATATAGCCTTTTTTCATATTTTGGAGGAAGAAAAATTAAGTTGACGATAAAGGCAGCGAATACCCCGAGCATAATGGTGGAAAACCGGATAACGGCAAATTTGATAAACTCTCTGTCAGTATATTCCATAATCGCGATAACGGTAACTAATGCTACCGATATCGTTGACTCGAGGCGCATTTTTAAGCAAAGAGCGATAACGATCATGAGCGTAAGGCCGATAATGAACGGGTCACGTCCGAACAAAAGAACAGCAATAATGGCAAATGCAGCGCCAATGATATTGGCTTGGACTTGTTCAATCAATGATAAATAGGAACGGTAAATCGTCGGCTGCATTGCAAAAACTGCGGAAATTCCCGCAAATACAGGAGAGGGAAAGTGTAATAGGGATGCTAGAAAAAGCGCTAATGTAACGGCGATTCCCGTTTTGAAAATGCGGGCACCGAGCTTCATTGTATGTTCAAACCTTTCCTCCTTAGTTCTTATAAACAATTTAGTACTATACACGCTTTTATATATGATATCAAGTGGAAAATATACATGAAATGTTTTTTAAATGACGAAGGGAAACGTATGATGCTTGCTAACTGGGTGTTTAAAATCTCCTCTGTGCAAATAGAGGTGCGAAAAAACAAATGAAAAGATAAAAGGCTACATATACAGTTTAGCATGTATAAACACAGGTGGTAAAAAAATAGATATGACGATTTTCGGTCTAGGTGATGATTATATGAGGCGGTTAATAACAAAATTCCTGTTCAAAAAGTTACCGAGTATGTCAGAATAAAAAGGAGTATCCCGCTAGTTGCGGGATACTCTTTTCATCATTCTGTTGAAACGGAAGGATCGGCTTGTTCTTTTGTCGGAATCACCTGGAAGAAATGGTTTTCCGGTTTTTCAAGAAGCGGCTGTAATGATTGCACTTCTTCGTGCTGACCGTGTTCTTTTAATAGTTCAATGTATTTCGATAACAATTCTTGTACATCCGATTTTCCACGTTCGTTCAGTGGCTCGAGGCGTACTTGCGCTCCTTTTGCGATGCGGCGTTCCAATGCCGCCTTTGTTAACCCCATTTCCGGTTGGTGGCGCAAGTAGACGACTCCACCTGTCATTCCGGCGCAAATCCATGGACCTGGGTCGCCAAGAACAATGCCGCGT
It encodes:
- a CDS encoding FUSC family protein, translating into MKLGARIFKTGIAVTLALFLASLLHFPSPVFAGISAVFAMQPTIYRSYLSLIEQVQANIIGAAFAIIAVLLFGRDPFIIGLTLMIVIALCLKMRLESTISVALVTVIAIMEYTDREFIKFAVIRFSTIMLGVFAAFIVNLIFLPPKYEKRLYAQINENTENILKWIRIHIRHASEHHILKEDIEKMKEDMTKLEHLYLMYKEERTYSRKNRFQKSRKLVLYRQMIVVANRALDTLKILHRFENELYHMPLELQQAIRSQLDSLLHYHEQILLKFIGKTKCHPRTETVMETHQERTRLIEAFYAHHQQKNEYYLFSLIGAIIDYSEQLEHLDKLIDSFQHYHHDAALVKNLASH
- a CDS encoding ABC transporter ATP-binding protein produces the protein MAIIRRYMQFVRPYKWYIIATMIIGIIKFAIPLLIPLLLKYVVDEIIANTKLPMSVKTERLWWAIAVMLVIFVLIRPIVEYYRQYFAQWTASKVLYDIRNRLFTHMQKLSFTYYSNHRTGEIISRVINDVEQTKDFIITGLMNLWLDMTTIIIALIIMMKMDIKLTLVSISTLPLYAFSVKYFFGRLRQRTRMRSQALAELQAYLHERVQGMPVIKSLAIEEEEQKRFSEQNNNFLTKALMHTSWNAKSFSVVNTVTDIAPIIVIGYAGYQVLIGHITVGTLVAFVGYIDRLYSPLRRLVNSSTTLTQSFASMDRMFEFLDETYDIVDAPNAMDCKEVKGDIVFENVTFAYNKNEPPVLRDISFSVKAGETIALVGMSGGGKSTLVSLIPRFYDVTKGRILLDGIDIRDIRVRSLRDQIGMVFQDSFLFSDSVKENILLGKPGATDEEVIAAAKAANAHDFIMNLPDGYDTKVGERGIKLSGGQKQRIAIARVFLKNPPLLIFDEATSALDLESEHYIQEAMERLAKNRTTFIVAHRLSTITHADRIFLIEDGKIVESGTHDELMARKGQYYHLFTIQQLNYTE
- the ntdP gene encoding nucleoside tri-diphosphate phosphatase, encoding MSGYPAEGEIIQIHSYKHNGLIHRVWEESIVLKGTSTCIIGANDKTMVTEADGRTWVTREPAICFFHAKHWFNIIGMIREEGIYYYCNLSSPFVWDEEALKYIDYDLDIKVFPDMTYILLDEDEYERHRKEMNYPDVIDRILKNNVKKLISWIHERKGPFAPDFIDTWYEKFRSYRK